One segment of Candidatus Aegiribacteria sp. DNA contains the following:
- the phoU gene encoding phosphate signaling complex protein PhoU: protein MLIRETYEAELDSIREALMRLSRMAEVSVQESVRILKNRLFEEGEKLIQGDKVINRKCFEIEEACLNIIATQQPVAGDLRFIFAAMQIAMELERIADYAKGIAAINIRISPGEHVKPLIDIPRMSEKACEMLRKAIDAFLSRDIVAVEEIPPMDVEIDLLYEQVYRELLTHVIQKPEIINDAMMLTFVAHNLERVGDRVVNICERVVYLCTGAVVDLG, encoded by the coding sequence ATGTTAATCAGAGAGACTTATGAAGCTGAACTGGACAGCATCAGGGAAGCCCTGATGCGGCTTTCCCGAATGGCTGAGGTTTCAGTTCAGGAATCCGTACGGATTCTTAAGAACAGGCTTTTCGAAGAGGGAGAAAAACTGATTCAGGGTGATAAGGTGATTAACAGGAAATGCTTTGAAATTGAGGAAGCCTGTCTGAACATTATTGCAACACAGCAGCCGGTGGCGGGAGATCTTCGTTTCATTTTCGCTGCAATGCAGATAGCAATGGAACTGGAAAGAATTGCTGATTACGCAAAAGGAATTGCAGCCATAAATATAAGAATTTCTCCCGGAGAGCATGTAAAACCCCTTATTGATATACCCAGGATGTCTGAGAAAGCATGTGAAATGCTCCGGAAAGCAATAGACGCTTTTCTCAGCAGGGATATCGTAGCAGTAGAAGAAATCCCTCCAATGGATGTTGAGATAGATCTGCTGTACGAACAGGTTTATAGAGAACTCCTGACTCATGTAATACAGAAACCTGAGATAATAAACGACGCAATGATGCTGACATTTGTCGCTCATAACCTTGAGAGGGTCGGAGACAGAGTAGTCAATATCTGCGAGCGTGTTGTCTATCTATGTACCGGTGCAGTGGTTGATCTGGGCTGA
- the pstB gene encoding phosphate ABC transporter ATP-binding protein PstB: MMTEARMRTVDYNLYYGSFRALRDVTIDIPVNRITAIIGPSGCGKSSLLRSFNRMNELIPVVRTTGEVFLDGENIFNKDVVELRKKVGMVFQRPNPFPKSVYDNVAYGPRIHGIRDKTVLAEIVETSLKSAALWGEVKDDLGKSGLALSGGQQQRLCIARALAIEPEVVLMDEPASALDPVATLKIEELMEKLKQKYSIVIVTHNMQQAARVSDFTAFMLTDEQRSGNMIEFGQTTDIFTNPVDSRTEDYISGRFG, translated from the coding sequence ATGATGACTGAAGCGAGAATGAGAACGGTAGACTACAACCTGTACTATGGGAGCTTCAGGGCTCTTCGTGATGTTACTATCGATATTCCGGTAAACCGGATCACCGCTATCATTGGTCCGTCCGGTTGCGGAAAGAGTTCCCTGCTCCGGAGCTTTAACAGAATGAATGAACTCATACCTGTTGTAAGAACAACCGGAGAGGTTTTCCTCGACGGCGAGAATATCTTCAACAAGGATGTAGTTGAACTGAGGAAAAAGGTTGGAATGGTGTTTCAGCGTCCAAATCCCTTTCCGAAATCGGTTTATGATAACGTTGCTTACGGCCCGAGGATACATGGGATCAGAGATAAGACCGTACTCGCGGAAATAGTTGAAACAAGTCTTAAATCGGCAGCTCTCTGGGGTGAAGTAAAAGATGATCTTGGCAAGTCCGGTCTTGCTCTCTCAGGAGGTCAGCAGCAGAGACTCTGCATAGCAAGGGCTCTTGCCATTGAACCGGAAGTTGTTCTAATGGATGAACCTGCTTCTGCTCTGGATCCCGTGGCCACACTGAAGATCGAAGAGTTGATGGAGAAACTGAAACAGAAATACTCAATAGTGATAGTAACACACAACATGCAGCAGGCCGCGCGAGTATCTGATTTCACGGCGTTTATGCTTACTGACGAGCAGAGATCAGGTAATATGATCGAGTTCGGTCAGACTACGGACATTTTCACGAATCCGGTAGATTCGCGGACTGAGGATTACATTTCCGGAAGGTTCGGCTGA
- the pstA gene encoding phosphate ABC transporter permease PstA → MGEIVNRLQFRKLRQTGAFSLLWFTGAVSVLIMLFVVGYVIMKGFAHLTPDFFTTPPRGGLSGEGGISSTIIATVYLVICTLIVATPLGIGAGVFLIEYADNLKSSIIKKFVALARFGIETLAGVPSIIFGLFGYALFVTAMHFGFSILSAALAGSCLVIPVIIRTTEEALKAVPDSYRQASLAMGASRWETIRKVVLPSAVTGISTGLILSAGRIVSETAIFYVTLGGSYRTPTSIMSSGRTMALHVYYLAMETRAFDKAMATGAVLVVLIIIINLVINVISRRLSAKTGS, encoded by the coding sequence ATGGGAGAAATAGTGAATCGGCTGCAATTCAGAAAACTGCGGCAGACGGGGGCATTTTCTCTGTTATGGTTTACCGGGGCGGTCAGTGTGCTGATCATGCTCTTCGTTGTTGGATATGTGATAATGAAGGGTTTTGCACACTTGACTCCTGACTTCTTCACCACTCCTCCAAGAGGAGGTCTTTCCGGAGAGGGCGGTATATCATCGACGATAATAGCAACTGTCTATCTGGTTATCTGCACTCTTATTGTAGCGACACCTCTGGGTATCGGAGCCGGTGTATTTCTTATCGAGTATGCTGATAACTTGAAGAGCAGTATTATCAAGAAATTTGTCGCATTGGCCAGATTCGGTATCGAAACTCTGGCCGGAGTGCCTTCAATCATATTCGGTCTGTTCGGCTATGCGCTGTTCGTGACTGCCATGCATTTCGGATTTTCGATACTCTCCGCAGCGCTCGCAGGTTCATGTCTCGTGATTCCGGTGATTATAAGGACTACCGAGGAAGCTCTGAAAGCCGTTCCGGATTCATACCGTCAGGCTTCGCTTGCGATGGGAGCGTCCAGATGGGAAACCATCCGGAAGGTGGTGCTTCCCTCCGCGGTCACCGGGATATCAACCGGATTGATACTGAGTGCCGGAAGGATAGTCAGTGAGACAGCCATCTTCTATGTGACGCTTGGAGGAAGTTACCGAACACCTACATCTATAATGTCCAGCGGCAGAACCATGGCGCTTCACGTCTACTACCTTGCAATGGAAACCCGCGCTTTTGACAAGGCAATGGCCACCGGAGCTGTTCTTGTGGTTCTAATCATCATTATCAATCTAGTAATCAATGTGATATCCAGGCGGTTATCCGCCAAAACCGGGAGTTAG
- the pstC gene encoding phosphate ABC transporter permease subunit PstC: MSILIVVMIGIFTFREAIPAFRDIGIIKLLTGTVWRPGQGQYGILAMIAGSGLVTLGAVVIGVPLALGCAIFLSEIAPPAVKSIVRPSIELLAGIPSVVYGLFGMVVIVPLVRNIDVPGNTGFGLLSASIVLAVMILPTISSVSEYAIRSVPKRFREGSLAMGATKWETMTKVILPGARSGIMSAIILGLGRALGETIAMIMVIGNSVIIPFAASDNPLSIFLSRARTLTGNIAVEINYATGLHESALFATGVVLFALIMIMNSSARMLIGRKKWEK; encoded by the coding sequence ATGTCAATCCTGATAGTGGTGATGATAGGTATTTTTACCTTCAGGGAAGCCATTCCGGCTTTCAGGGATATCGGTATCATTAAGCTCCTGACCGGGACCGTATGGCGTCCCGGCCAGGGCCAGTACGGTATTCTCGCAATGATTGCCGGTTCCGGTCTCGTTACCCTCGGTGCAGTCGTCATCGGTGTTCCGCTGGCCCTTGGCTGCGCGATATTCCTTTCCGAGATAGCCCCGCCGGCTGTGAAATCGATTGTCAGACCTTCAATTGAGCTGCTTGCGGGGATTCCTTCTGTCGTTTACGGGCTTTTCGGAATGGTGGTCATCGTTCCTCTGGTGAGAAACATTGACGTGCCAGGGAATACCGGTTTTGGTCTTCTGTCAGCTTCCATAGTGCTTGCGGTAATGATACTGCCGACCATATCGAGTGTGTCTGAATATGCTATCCGAAGCGTTCCCAAACGATTCAGGGAGGGTTCTCTCGCAATGGGAGCAACGAAGTGGGAAACTATGACGAAGGTTATACTCCCCGGTGCGAGATCCGGAATAATGTCCGCAATTATTCTTGGTCTTGGACGAGCGTTAGGTGAGACAATCGCAATGATAATGGTGATAGGAAATTCTGTGATAATACCGTTTGCAGCATCCGATAACCCGCTCTCCATTTTTCTCAGCAGGGCAAGAACACTGACCGGTAATATCGCTGTTGAAATTAATTACGCTACAGGATTGCATGAAAGTGCTCTCTTTGCGACAGGAGTGGTTCTTTTTGCTCTTATCATGATAATGAACAGTTCCGCACGGATGCTGATAGGCCGCAAGAAATGGGAGAAATAG
- a CDS encoding phosphate ABC transporter substrate-binding protein → MNSILKGSSLLTSAFFMLAIMGFSSSAGAVDMTVAGSTTVQPLAELLAESYESFTDGITIIVQGGGSSVGVKSAADGTADIGMASREVKNSEFEEHPALIVHTIARDGIAIVIHPGSGVSSLSLEQVRGIFSGEITNWSEVGGENTPVIVVSREEGSGTRAAFEDMVMDDELICLGAILQPSNGAVRTTVSITPSSIAYLSFGYLDSSVAPVTIDGVPPTVANATGGSYPVVRPLNMVTLGQPSEAAAGWLDFILGEDGQAIVVSEGYLPVN, encoded by the coding sequence ATGAACTCGATACTTAAAGGATCTTCGCTGCTGACTTCAGCATTCTTTATGCTTGCCATTATGGGCTTTTCAAGCAGTGCGGGTGCTGTCGATATGACAGTTGCAGGTTCAACAACTGTTCAACCGCTGGCAGAACTGCTTGCCGAAAGTTATGAGAGTTTCACTGACGGTATCACGATAATCGTTCAGGGCGGCGGGAGCAGTGTAGGAGTCAAATCCGCTGCTGACGGAACCGCTGATATCGGGATGGCTTCCAGAGAAGTGAAGAATTCTGAGTTCGAAGAACATCCTGCTCTGATTGTGCATACAATTGCCCGTGATGGCATCGCTATCGTGATACATCCGGGATCTGGTGTTTCGAGCCTTTCATTGGAACAGGTCAGAGGTATATTTTCCGGTGAGATTACTAACTGGAGCGAGGTCGGCGGCGAGAATACGCCTGTCATCGTCGTATCCAGAGAAGAGGGATCAGGAACAAGAGCCGCATTTGAAGATATGGTCATGGATGATGAGCTGATCTGCCTGGGAGCAATCCTTCAGCCATCAAACGGAGCGGTCAGAACCACTGTCAGCATTACACCTTCGAGCATTGCCTACCTGTCGTTCGGTTATCTGGACAGCTCTGTAGCGCCCGTTACTATCGATGGAGTACCTCCCACTGTTGCAAATGCCACAGGTGGATCGTACCCTGTTGTAAGACCGCTTAACATGGTCACTCTCGGACAGCCTTCCGAAGCTGCAGCCGGCTGGCTGGATTTCATTCTCGGTGAAGATGGCCAGGCCATCGTTGTCTCCGAGGGTTACCTCCCGGTCAACTGA
- a CDS encoding phosphate ABC transporter substrate-binding protein, protein MHINVITKYAPVALLGFLTVFGACGADSGNDTVPDEAVPVEDTSLSGELNVVGSTTVQPVAEVLAEAFEALEPDVTVFVQGGGSSVGVRSAVDGTADIGMASREIRLSELQENPELRVHTIARDGIAIVTEPGVSVNSLSKEQIKGIFAGEITNWNEAGGENLVITVVAREEGSGTRAAFEELVMDDALITGNAILQPSNGAVRTSISVIPGAIGFLSFGYLDDQTKPLAVDDVLPTEEFAASGSYTIVRPLNMVTNGEPDGIASVFLEFVMSEDGQAIVASEGYLPVR, encoded by the coding sequence ATGCATATAAACGTAATAACAAAGTATGCACCTGTTGCATTACTTGGTTTTCTGACAGTCTTTGGAGCCTGTGGTGCGGATTCAGGCAATGATACGGTACCTGATGAAGCAGTCCCTGTTGAAGACACTTCTCTGTCCGGTGAGCTTAATGTCGTCGGATCAACAACTGTCCAGCCGGTAGCAGAAGTTCTTGCAGAGGCTTTCGAAGCCCTTGAACCAGACGTAACTGTCTTTGTTCAGGGTGGCGGGAGCAGTGTGGGAGTCAGATCAGCTGTAGATGGAACTGCTGATATAGGTATGGCTTCCAGAGAGATTAGGCTGTCCGAACTGCAGGAGAACCCGGAACTCAGAGTCCATACTATTGCCCGTGACGGTATTGCAATTGTCACTGAACCCGGCGTGTCTGTTAATAGCCTTTCAAAGGAGCAGATCAAGGGTATCTTTGCCGGAGAGATAACGAACTGGAATGAAGCAGGAGGAGAAAACCTTGTCATCACAGTGGTTGCGCGTGAAGAAGGATCAGGTACGAGAGCTGCTTTCGAGGAATTAGTCATGGATGATGCTCTCATTACGGGCAACGCAATTCTTCAGCCCTCTAACGGGGCAGTAAGAACCTCCATTTCCGTTATTCCCGGAGCAATCGGGTTTCTTTCCTTCGGATATCTGGATGATCAGACCAAACCGTTGGCTGTAGATGATGTTCTTCCTACAGAGGAATTCGCGGCATCCGGTTCCTATACGATAGTAAGACCGCTCAACATGGTCACAAATGGAGAACCCGATGGGATAGCCTCTGTATTCCTTGAATTCGTAATGAGTGAAGATGGCCAGGCGATCGTTGCCTCCGAGGGTTACCTGCCGGTCAGATAG
- a CDS encoding OprO/OprP family phosphate-selective porin, with translation MFRFICLSVLLVVSSTVFATGEFSTGGAELLKFKGYGMGRFDIYGEEDADPDMGFSAIADVTWIPTLNDWLDAKIEFKLKPTKYDGGSHDRNIVLFLEVLTLNAQVTDGFAITAGQFKRPFGYNYFRSGSSMFFADRAIMTGMSGFSSYGKRDIGVNLGLDFNPVEIDLAVTNGAGENRPENDSHKQFTARFQVDPIDWITLGAAVGLSAGGIDTDTTDTWNSTGMDFFTNGSISMGENTEIDFAGEYMSLGYVGDAGESSTTEGIAMSFMVAPEFGMDAGVLTSIQPAVRYETTSPAYLGDTDPKNDEDAIDFCLNFHTGSKNTFQLGGRNYSFEDEDTEGYTDMYINWRMKF, from the coding sequence ATGTTCAGGTTTATATGCCTGTCAGTACTTCTTGTTGTTTCAAGCACTGTTTTCGCGACCGGTGAGTTTTCCACCGGGGGAGCGGAACTGCTGAAATTCAAAGGCTATGGAATGGGTAGATTCGATATCTACGGTGAAGAGGATGCTGATCCGGATATGGGTTTCAGCGCTATTGCGGATGTAACATGGATTCCCACTCTTAATGACTGGCTGGACGCAAAAATTGAGTTCAAGCTCAAGCCGACCAAGTACGATGGTGGAAGTCATGACAGAAACATCGTTCTATTTCTTGAAGTACTGACTCTTAACGCTCAGGTAACAGATGGATTTGCCATTACCGCCGGGCAGTTTAAAAGACCATTCGGTTACAACTACTTCAGATCCGGTTCAAGCATGTTTTTTGCCGACAGGGCGATCATGACAGGCATGAGCGGATTCAGTTCATACGGGAAGCGTGATATAGGTGTTAATCTCGGATTGGATTTCAATCCTGTTGAAATCGATCTCGCCGTTACAAACGGAGCCGGTGAGAACAGACCGGAGAATGATTCTCACAAGCAGTTTACCGCGAGATTTCAGGTTGATCCGATAGACTGGATAACTCTGGGTGCAGCTGTCGGTCTCAGCGCAGGCGGCATCGATACCGATACTACGGATACCTGGAATTCGACAGGTATGGATTTTTTCACTAATGGATCGATCAGCATGGGTGAGAACACAGAGATTGACTTCGCCGGTGAATACATGAGCCTGGGATATGTCGGAGATGCCGGCGAATCCTCCACCACTGAAGGTATCGCGATGTCGTTCATGGTTGCTCCTGAATTCGGCATGGATGCCGGAGTTCTGACCTCGATCCAGCCGGCGGTCAGATACGAGACTACAAGTCCCGCCTATCTTGGAGATACCGATCCGAAGAATGATGAAGATGCTATTGATTTCTGCCTTAATTTTCATACAGGCAGTAAGAACACATTCCAGCTGGGTGGACGCAACTATTCTTTCGAGGATGAAGATACTGAAGGCTACACCGATATGTACATCAACTGGAGAATGAAATTCTAG
- a CDS encoding response regulator, giving the protein MDSLRKTVIVVDDEHDILDLVSLHLERAGFNAKCFSNALDFLDSLMETIPDLVVLDLMLPDMHGTEVCRKLRSSDRTSALPIIMLTAMVDESDRVTGLEVGADDYVTKPFSPRELVARVRAVLRRTSPSEKDTTGIDIGGRIIIEPERFRIKVDGKQVDLTSTEFRIISILAEAKGRIFSRRQLLETLWHGEKYVFERTIDVHIRHIRQKLGDAGSIIRSVHGIGYKLEDPG; this is encoded by the coding sequence ATGGATTCACTGCGAAAAACTGTAATTGTTGTGGATGATGAACATGACATCCTTGATCTTGTTTCTCTTCATCTTGAGCGTGCTGGATTCAACGCGAAATGTTTCAGTAATGCATTAGATTTTCTTGACTCACTCATGGAAACAATACCGGACCTTGTGGTTCTCGATCTGATGCTCCCGGACATGCACGGAACGGAAGTCTGCAGAAAACTCAGATCATCGGACAGAACATCAGCACTTCCAATCATCATGCTGACGGCTATGGTGGATGAATCGGACAGGGTGACCGGTCTTGAGGTGGGTGCGGACGATTATGTCACCAAACCCTTCTCACCGAGAGAACTGGTCGCGCGGGTAAGGGCTGTCCTTCGAAGGACCTCGCCTTCTGAAAAGGATACGACTGGCATCGACATTGGCGGCAGGATCATCATCGAACCGGAAAGATTCAGAATAAAGGTGGATGGGAAACAGGTGGATCTTACTTCAACTGAATTCAGGATAATCAGTATTCTCGCTGAAGCTAAAGGGAGAATTTTTTCAAGAAGACAGCTTCTGGAGACCCTGTGGCATGGAGAGAAGTATGTCTTTGAACGGACCATTGATGTTCATATCAGACATATCCGCCAGAAGCTTGGTGACGCAGGCAGCATTATAAGGAGTGTTCACGGAATCGGATATAAACTGGAGGATCCCGGGTGA
- a CDS encoding cyclic nucleotide-binding domain-containing protein: MRSGINLLDETDILKVAQSCTTVRVLTGEELIRKNDTSEELYIVTDGSFKVYDDSYGEDFVHAILTKGAIFGEMSFLDGTPRSASVKAISNGSLLKMGKGEFDNLLVNNPDTALLFLFTLARVVTRRLREVNDALRGMTFSLDDQDSKKAITEVIAQMEYAVHIELTGSQRGRKEE; this comes from the coding sequence ATGAGATCAGGAATAAACCTGCTGGATGAAACAGATATATTGAAAGTTGCACAATCGTGTACGACTGTCCGGGTTCTGACTGGAGAAGAACTTATCAGAAAGAACGATACTTCTGAGGAACTATACATTGTAACAGATGGTTCTTTCAAGGTTTATGATGATTCATACGGTGAGGACTTCGTTCATGCTATTCTTACCAAGGGAGCGATATTCGGAGAGATGTCCTTCCTTGACGGCACTCCGAGATCCGCATCAGTTAAAGCGATCAGCAATGGTTCTCTTCTGAAAATGGGAAAAGGGGAATTCGATAATCTCCTTGTCAATAACCCTGATACCGCCCTTTTGTTTCTCTTCACTCTGGCCCGCGTTGTAACCCGCAGGCTCAGGGAAGTGAATGATGCTCTCAGAGGTATGACATTCAGTTTGGATGATCAGGACAGCAAAAAAGCAATTACTGAAGTAATCGCTCAGATGGAATACGCGGTTCACATTGAACTTACCGGGAGTCAAAGAGGCAGAAAAGAAGAATAA
- a CDS encoding 6-bladed beta-propeller, whose translation MKKLSIALALAIAVMTGCGGETEPISVDIQEIEERVSIIITDSIGVELGDSNYVFASIDALAHGPDGNIYVLDRGACCVKVYSPRGEFIRRISRQGNGPGEITMAFSMAVLGDGRVSICAPMQGGIHNFLPDGEWEGLSAEFTNNPPMNMVGADSNAYIALKLTVDVIDGELISEFLIGRYEEDNEPSVIYYETEFQFDPTDLTGILNQTLFSHEYCADRSGNVYLSQYSTEDYIVNVFNRDGNQILHIEKDVAQVEKSPEEIQEEKDWMEAWLRNIGAQGVVIEYNPEPYRWTISDIGCDDLGRIWVRRGTELAPVFDVYDAQGNSLFVAEVEGIGDDAQFWNFVIDEYGIIAYSINPDYYSQIWLMEISEEKSEWEQM comes from the coding sequence ATGAAAAAATTGAGCATAGCGCTGGCACTTGCAATAGCGGTGATGACCGGCTGTGGTGGTGAAACAGAACCGATCTCTGTGGATATACAGGAAATCGAAGAGAGAGTCTCAATAATTATAACCGATTCAATCGGTGTCGAACTTGGGGACAGCAACTACGTCTTCGCCTCGATAGATGCTCTTGCGCATGGTCCTGACGGAAATATCTACGTTCTGGACAGAGGAGCCTGCTGCGTAAAAGTCTATTCTCCCCGCGGGGAATTCATCAGGAGGATCTCGCGCCAGGGAAATGGTCCCGGTGAGATCACCATGGCGTTCAGCATGGCGGTTCTCGGCGATGGAAGGGTTTCGATCTGCGCCCCCATGCAGGGTGGAATACACAATTTCCTACCTGACGGGGAATGGGAAGGGCTTTCCGCCGAGTTCACCAACAATCCGCCGATGAATATGGTGGGAGCCGATTCCAACGCCTATATCGCGCTTAAACTCACTGTGGACGTTATCGATGGCGAACTGATTTCGGAATTCCTGATCGGAAGATATGAAGAGGACAATGAACCGTCCGTGATTTATTACGAAACCGAATTTCAGTTTGATCCGACTGACCTGACCGGAATACTCAACCAGACCCTTTTCAGCCATGAGTACTGTGCTGACAGATCAGGCAATGTATACCTCTCTCAGTACTCCACCGAGGATTACATCGTAAATGTTTTTAACAGAGACGGAAATCAGATCCTGCACATCGAAAAGGATGTAGCACAAGTAGAGAAATCACCGGAGGAAATCCAGGAGGAAAAGGACTGGATGGAAGCCTGGCTTCGCAACATCGGCGCTCAGGGTGTTGTGATCGAATACAATCCGGAACCGTACAGGTGGACGATAAGCGATATCGGCTGCGATGATCTGGGCAGAATATGGGTCAGAAGAGGAACCGAACTCGCGCCTGTGTTCGATGTTTACGACGCTCAGGGAAACTCACTTTTCGTGGCTGAAGTCGAAGGTATCGGAGATGATGCTCAATTCTGGAATTTCGTCATCGATGAATACGGTATTATAGCTTATTCGATCAACCCGGATTACTACTCGCAAATCTGGCTGATGGAGATTTCTGAAGAAAAGAGCGAATGGGAACAAATGTAA
- the htpG gene encoding molecular chaperone HtpG, which yields MSDRARKLKFKTETKKILDIVINSLYSHPDIFLRELISNSSDALDKLRFEMLTSPELSSGRELRIDIIPDKDARTLTVRDDGTGMTDDEMATELGTIAHSGSRGFIEAMDMTDGEKTPELIGQFGVGFYSAFMVADKVEVLSRKSGSDEPGQRWSSTGHDTFSLKQEDNIPEGTSVILHLKENMSEYLDSYRLRELVRKYSDFISYPVYIETGEEDEEESGKPVNTQKPIWTRSEEEVTDEEYNEFFSHLSFDIQKPLSRLVFHAEGTTEFYALLFLPTARTMEMLMPDYKTGIRLYVKKVMIMEEADELLPRYLRFIKGVVESGDLPLNISRETLQENRTIRIIRKALTAKVLSWFSDILENDVEQYGRFFMNFGDLLKEGIYSDGQNREKLADLLMVWTSKSGDGQKSLRKLVEDLPEDVDRIFYITGSDRKELASSPYLESVGKADVEVLLFDSPVDEFMLQSLGEYKGKKLVSLLKEIDIDDLTEEEKAEKKNAEETYAGLLEYIKDQLGDRVEAVRFSPRLKDSPCILVSDKNDPGEMFRQMMKTMNQEIPEAKKILELNPVHSVISMLQDLYDKERSGDKLKNYVNILFDLGQIMAGGRPGDPITFGKRITDLLSGT from the coding sequence ATGTCCGACCGTGCGAGAAAACTGAAATTCAAAACTGAAACAAAAAAGATTCTGGATATTGTTATCAACAGTCTGTATTCACATCCTGACATATTCCTGCGTGAGCTTATTTCAAACTCGTCCGATGCCCTTGATAAGCTTCGCTTCGAGATGCTTACTTCACCTGAACTTTCATCCGGCAGAGAACTCAGGATTGACATTATTCCTGATAAGGACGCGAGAACACTGACAGTTCGTGACGACGGAACTGGTATGACTGATGATGAGATGGCAACGGAACTGGGAACAATTGCCCATTCCGGCTCAAGGGGATTTATTGAAGCCATGGACATGACTGACGGTGAAAAAACCCCTGAACTCATCGGACAGTTCGGAGTAGGTTTTTACTCAGCTTTCATGGTTGCGGATAAAGTGGAGGTTCTATCCCGGAAAAGCGGGAGCGATGAACCGGGGCAAAGATGGTCCTCAACAGGTCATGATACATTCAGCCTCAAGCAGGAAGACAATATTCCTGAGGGAACCAGTGTCATCCTTCATCTGAAGGAGAACATGAGTGAGTACCTTGACAGCTACAGGCTGAGGGAACTGGTTCGCAAATACTCCGATTTCATCTCCTATCCGGTCTATATCGAGACAGGCGAAGAGGATGAGGAAGAGAGTGGAAAACCGGTTAATACCCAGAAACCTATCTGGACGCGCTCTGAGGAAGAAGTAACAGACGAGGAGTACAACGAGTTCTTCAGTCATCTGAGCTTTGATATTCAGAAACCTCTCTCAAGACTCGTATTCCATGCCGAGGGTACTACGGAATTTTACGCTTTACTCTTCCTGCCCACTGCTCGAACAATGGAAATGCTGATGCCGGATTACAAGACCGGTATACGGCTCTATGTGAAAAAGGTAATGATAATGGAGGAAGCGGACGAGCTTCTTCCCAGATATCTCCGTTTCATCAAGGGTGTTGTCGAATCCGGAGATCTGCCTCTCAACATTTCCAGGGAAACACTACAGGAAAACCGGACCATAAGGATCATCAGAAAAGCACTGACAGCCAAAGTACTCAGCTGGTTCTCGGACATACTGGAGAATGATGTCGAGCAATATGGAAGATTCTTCATGAATTTTGGTGATCTTCTTAAAGAAGGTATCTATTCCGACGGTCAGAACCGCGAAAAACTTGCTGACCTGCTGATGGTGTGGACTTCAAAGAGCGGAGACGGGCAGAAGAGCCTCAGGAAACTTGTGGAAGACCTTCCCGAAGACGTTGACCGTATCTTCTATATAACCGGAAGCGACAGAAAGGAACTGGCGAGTTCTCCTTACCTCGAATCCGTGGGCAAAGCCGACGTCGAGGTTCTGCTGTTCGACAGTCCCGTTGACGAATTCATGCTTCAGTCGCTTGGGGAGTATAAGGGTAAGAAGCTTGTCTCTCTTCTCAAAGAAATTGATATTGATGATCTGACGGAAGAGGAGAAGGCGGAGAAGAAGAACGCAGAGGAAACCTATGCCGGACTGCTCGAGTACATCAAGGATCAGCTCGGAGACAGGGTGGAAGCCGTTCGTTTCTCGCCCAGATTGAAAGATAGTCCCTGTATTCTGGTCAGTGATAAGAACGACCCAGGTGAAATGTTCAGACAGATGATGAAAACCATGAACCAGGAAATACCTGAAGCAAAGAAAATTCTTGAACTGAATCCGGTCCATTCCGTAATTTCCATGCTGCAGGATCTGTACGATAAGGAAAGATCAGGTGATAAGCTGAAGAACTACGTGAATATTCTGTTCGATCTCGGACAGATAATGGCGGGAGGACGGCCGGGAGATCCGATCACTTTCGGCAAACGCATCACCGACCTCCTATCAGGGACGTAG